Proteins from a single region of Desulfobacter postgatei 2ac9:
- a CDS encoding ABC transporter permease, with protein MLNIFKLAMRNLRRYQRRTLLTSVLISLGVVAVLLFISVSGSFKALMIGQITDSMLGHLQVHQKGYLASIDSLPLDRNLQEKQIAKVKEILDQNRAIESYSMRIKLGAMFSNFTETTNLRLNAVNPEQELRTVPMLTERIIKGKKEGLLAKGEILVPELIAKGMNVNIGDTIVLVATNKEGSVNGQPFIVRGVLEGISGPGGRDGIIHLQDAKSLLRIEGNEISEIAIRLQDIKFMDRIFADLQGQLGPIKNKMDKPVFEVHTWQKLSPFFNIARMIDLMTLFIKTMLVAIVLVSIMNVMIMAVYERINEIGTIAAIGTVPNKILSLFVMEGFLLGVFGTLIGVIISLVSIATMNASQISFDFGRQKGLLLSPTIAAGDVITVCVIVVAIAVLASLQPAWKAAKMDPITALRHV; from the coding sequence ATGCTTAATATATTCAAACTTGCTATGCGCAATCTCCGACGTTACCAGCGGAGAACCTTGCTCACCTCTGTGCTGATCTCCCTGGGCGTGGTGGCGGTACTCCTCTTTATTTCCGTGTCCGGCTCGTTCAAAGCGTTGATGATAGGCCAGATCACAGACTCCATGCTGGGGCATCTGCAGGTCCACCAAAAGGGTTATCTCGCCTCAATCGACAGCCTGCCTTTAGACCGCAACCTGCAAGAAAAACAGATTGCCAAGGTTAAGGAAATTCTGGATCAAAATAGAGCAATTGAATCCTACTCCATGCGCATTAAACTTGGCGCCATGTTCAGTAATTTCACCGAAACCACCAACCTTCGCTTAAATGCCGTTAATCCTGAGCAGGAACTGCGAACCGTTCCCATGCTCACCGAGCGTATCATCAAGGGCAAAAAGGAAGGACTTCTTGCAAAAGGTGAAATCCTTGTACCGGAACTCATCGCCAAGGGTATGAATGTAAATATCGGCGACACCATTGTGCTGGTCGCAACCAACAAAGAAGGTTCGGTTAACGGTCAACCCTTTATTGTTCGCGGCGTGCTCGAAGGGATTTCAGGGCCGGGTGGTCGCGACGGCATCATCCACCTGCAAGACGCTAAAAGCCTGCTGCGAATTGAAGGCAATGAGATTAGCGAAATTGCCATCCGCCTGCAGGATATAAAATTCATGGACAGGATTTTTGCCGATCTGCAGGGGCAGTTGGGACCAATTAAAAACAAGATGGACAAACCTGTCTTTGAAGTGCATACCTGGCAGAAATTGTCACCGTTTTTTAATATCGCCCGGATGATCGACCTGATGACCCTATTTATCAAAACCATGCTGGTGGCAATCGTGCTGGTCAGTATTATGAATGTAATGATCATGGCAGTGTATGAACGAATCAATGAAATCGGCACCATTGCCGCCATCGGCACGGTTCCGAATAAAATCCTCTCTCTCTTTGTGATGGAGGGATTTCTGCTCGGCGTCTTCGGCACACTTATCGGCGTAATCATCAGCCTGGTATCCATTGCCACCATGAATGCGTCCCAGATCAGTTTTGATTTCGGTCGCCAGAAAGGCCTGCTGCTTTCGCCGACCATTGCCGCTGGTGACGTGATCACCGTGTGCGTCATTGTCGTTGCCATTGCCGTTCTTGCCAGCCTGCAACCTGCTTGGAAGGCTGCCAAGATGGACCCGATTACAGCTCTGAGGCATGTATAA
- a CDS encoding ABC transporter ATP-binding protein — translation MSIVSATQLKKTYSTGDIAVKAIQGVDFTIEPASFVSFIGPSGSGKSTLLNMIGCLDPPTSGSLQVAGQEITHFTRHQAATFRGEHIGFVFQDFNLIPVLTVFENIEYPLQMVQNWPRQKRQERVEEMLKAVGMEDQGHKFPSQISGGQKQRVAVARALVTNAKLVLADEPTANLDSKTANRIIALMKEMRDEFGTTFIFSTHDPKVVGNAETIFTIEDGKLLQDRGGNNA, via the coding sequence ATGTCAATTGTTTCCGCCACGCAGCTTAAAAAAACCTACAGTACCGGTGATATTGCGGTCAAAGCCATCCAAGGAGTTGATTTTACCATTGAACCGGCCTCCTTTGTCTCTTTCATCGGCCCATCAGGCAGCGGTAAATCCACCCTGCTGAACATGATCGGCTGCCTTGATCCACCAACGAGCGGCAGCCTACAGGTTGCCGGCCAGGAGATCACCCACTTCACCCGCCATCAGGCGGCTACTTTCAGGGGCGAGCATATCGGTTTTGTCTTTCAGGACTTTAACTTGATCCCCGTACTTACTGTTTTTGAAAATATTGAATACCCCTTGCAGATGGTCCAAAATTGGCCGAGACAAAAGCGCCAGGAACGGGTCGAAGAGATGTTGAAAGCTGTGGGGATGGAGGACCAGGGCCATAAATTTCCCAGCCAGATCTCAGGAGGCCAGAAACAACGCGTGGCAGTGGCCCGGGCTCTGGTGACAAATGCCAAGCTGGTGTTGGCCGACGAGCCCACAGCCAATCTTGACAGCAAAACAGCAAACCGCATTATTGCCCTGATGAAAGAGATGCGTGACGAGTTCGGCACCACCTTTATCTTTTCCACCCACGACCCGAAAGTTGTGGGAAACGCAGAAACTATTTTCACCATAGAAGACGGCAAACTGCTGCAAGACAGAGGAGGAAATAATGCTTAA
- a CDS encoding TIGR04076 family protein codes for MKDKILIKVIDRLGKKGCHRGHKLGDCFDFDSERGNLCPMAMHCAFPYIDILRYGGKLPLSREGDIRFCCSDADTALVFKLEIVKPGR; via the coding sequence ATGAAGGATAAGATACTCATTAAAGTCATCGACAGGCTGGGAAAAAAAGGTTGCCACAGAGGACATAAATTAGGCGATTGTTTTGATTTTGACTCGGAAAGAGGAAATTTATGCCCTATGGCAATGCACTGCGCCTTCCCATATATTGACATTTTAAGATACGGCGGCAAACTACCGTTAAGCCGAGAGGGAGATATTCGTTTTTGCTGCTCTGATGCAGACACAGCTCTGGTTTTCAAGTTAGAGATTGTAAAACCGGGGAGGTAG
- a CDS encoding efflux RND transporter periplasmic adaptor subunit, with product MKKLPFQKRTLALTVVLVPLLALFVYVTLRSGPLAPVSVVLATIENKSLSPALFGIGTIEARYTYKIGPTVAGRVKRLNVHVGDRVKAGQVLGEMDPVDLDEHIRAQDATLKQADAQLNQAQVGRDYAQTQALRYEQLLQARSTSEEVVATKQHDLLVAKAGLTAAREELSRVRAQREALAAQRSNLSLIAPVDGLVVSRDAEPGTTVVAGQAVVELIDPNTLWVNVRFDQIRAQGLAPSLSAQIALRSQAGEQKAGRVLRVEPLADAVTEETLAKVVFDQIPDPLPPVGELVEVTVTLPTLGATPIAPNAAIHHIDGKLGVWQVTNGALHFTPVSLGIADLEGRVQIGEGLQIGDQVVAYSENTLNEHSRIHVVDHIPGVTP from the coding sequence ATGAAAAAATTGCCTTTCCAAAAACGTACATTGGCGCTGACAGTTGTACTTGTTCCTCTGCTTGCTCTTTTTGTCTATGTGACCTTGCGTTCCGGGCCGCTTGCTCCGGTATCCGTTGTATTGGCCACGATCGAGAATAAGAGCCTCTCACCGGCACTATTCGGGATTGGAACCATTGAGGCCCGTTACACCTACAAGATTGGTCCAACGGTTGCGGGGCGCGTCAAGCGCCTGAACGTACACGTAGGTGATCGTGTTAAGGCTGGCCAAGTGCTTGGTGAAATGGACCCGGTGGATCTTGATGAACATATCAGGGCTCAGGATGCCACGCTGAAACAAGCAGACGCTCAATTAAACCAAGCGCAGGTGGGTCGGGATTATGCGCAGACACAGGCTTTGCGTTACGAGCAGCTACTTCAGGCGCGGTCCACCAGTGAGGAAGTGGTAGCCACTAAGCAACACGACCTGTTGGTTGCAAAAGCAGGGCTGACTGCGGCACGGGAGGAGCTATCTCGTGTACGTGCACAACGAGAGGCGTTAGCGGCGCAGCGCAGTAATCTGTCTCTTATTGCCCCAGTTGACGGCCTGGTTGTTTCGCGTGATGCCGAACCTGGAACCACCGTGGTCGCAGGTCAGGCTGTCGTCGAACTGATTGATCCGAACACGCTCTGGGTCAATGTCCGCTTCGATCAAATTCGTGCGCAAGGTCTCGCCCCAAGCCTATCCGCCCAGATCGCATTACGTTCCCAGGCAGGGGAACAGAAGGCCGGACGTGTACTGAGGGTCGAACCCCTGGCAGACGCGGTAACGGAGGAAACCCTTGCCAAGGTTGTCTTCGATCAAATTCCTGATCCGCTGCCGCCTGTCGGCGAACTGGTCGAAGTCACGGTCACCTTGCCGACTCTTGGGGCAACGCCGATTGCCCCCAATGCCGCCATCCACCACATTGATGGCAAACTGGGCGTATGGCAGGTCACCAATGGCGCTCTTCATTTTACACCCGTTTCTCTGGGGATTGCAGACTTGGAGGGCCGTGTGCAAATAGGAGAAGGGCTCCAGATTGGCGACCAAGTAGTGGCCTACAGCGAAAACACCTTGAATGAGCATAGCCGGATTCACGTCGTTGACCATATTCCGGGGGTGACGCCATGA
- a CDS encoding sensor histidine kinase codes for MIEEKAASYLANQAKRNAEAIKLFMIGRVNDIRLISSIWNISKINFNDHIGQIANDQHRPYVDFFIMTQSGQLVLSTGEGKIDSKILEMSACETLSWQGINMSKLFNITKNDNYIPVLMLSKPLSSGRATKDRYFLYCLVDFTAISVLLRDNNMEATGEVYLVNNEGLFLSASRFGAKTLETKISLKKQLPEGNLAAYQAIDYRGKSVLQARQHVDPFGWIVMADQDMVEILDSIKTLEKKAFFYALITGGLVLVLAFFISTSIANMVKEKYQREKQMEFQAIQKEKLAAMGLLTSGLAHELNTPLANALLYTQIALEEMEEQPFDKESISQHLLTVIDEIKHGSSVIKNLLYFSRHTQSDLQTVNCNNLLTKLMEITIPHCDAKNIHVEMTLMPDIPDVLADPSTLQSIVTNLVANAIESMPDGGILTLSTRYIPVLKLVKIEVTDSGIGICREDMSNIFNPFYSTKKPGEGTGLGLFISYEMARKLGGDLKVVSSTRDDASKPGTNFTLELPTGD; via the coding sequence ATGATTGAAGAGAAAGCGGCGTCCTATTTAGCCAATCAGGCGAAAAGAAACGCTGAAGCCATTAAACTGTTCATGATAGGGCGGGTGAATGATATTCGTCTGATCAGTAGTATTTGGAATATTTCAAAAATAAATTTCAACGATCATATTGGTCAAATAGCCAATGATCAGCATAGACCCTATGTAGACTTTTTCATCATGACTCAATCCGGGCAACTCGTCTTGAGTACAGGAGAAGGAAAGATTGATTCAAAAATTTTAGAGATGTCGGCATGCGAGACACTATCCTGGCAGGGAATAAACATGTCAAAACTATTCAATATTACTAAAAATGATAATTATATCCCTGTATTAATGCTGTCCAAACCCCTGTCATCGGGTAGAGCCACAAAAGATAGGTATTTTTTATATTGCCTGGTCGATTTCACAGCGATAAGTGTATTGCTCAGAGACAATAATATGGAGGCTACCGGTGAAGTCTATTTGGTTAACAACGAAGGATTGTTTTTATCCGCATCCCGATTTGGCGCCAAAACCCTTGAAACCAAGATTTCATTGAAAAAACAATTGCCCGAAGGTAATTTGGCTGCATATCAGGCCATTGACTATCGGGGTAAATCTGTTCTGCAGGCCAGACAGCATGTCGATCCGTTTGGCTGGATCGTAATGGCAGATCAGGACATGGTAGAGATACTGGATAGTATCAAGACGCTGGAAAAAAAAGCATTTTTTTATGCCCTCATAACCGGTGGGCTTGTTTTAGTTTTGGCTTTTTTTATATCAACGTCCATTGCAAATATGGTCAAGGAAAAATATCAGCGTGAAAAGCAAATGGAATTTCAGGCGATTCAGAAAGAAAAATTAGCAGCTATGGGTCTTCTAACCTCCGGCCTTGCCCATGAATTGAACACGCCTTTGGCAAATGCGTTGCTTTATACGCAAATTGCCCTTGAAGAGATGGAAGAGCAACCTTTTGACAAGGAGAGCATATCTCAGCATTTGTTAACTGTAATTGATGAAATTAAGCATGGCAGCAGTGTCATAAAAAATCTTTTGTATTTCTCAAGACACACACAAAGTGACCTGCAAACAGTCAATTGCAATAATCTTCTGACAAAATTGATGGAAATCACTATTCCTCACTGTGACGCAAAAAATATTCATGTTGAAATGACTTTAATGCCTGATATACCCGATGTTCTGGCAGATCCCAGCACCCTGCAGTCGATCGTTACGAATCTTGTGGCAAACGCCATTGAGTCCATGCCTGATGGCGGCATTCTTACATTGAGTACCCGCTATATTCCAGTCTTGAAACTGGTAAAAATTGAGGTGACAGATTCCGGTATAGGCATCTGCCGGGAAGATATGTCAAATATATTTAATCCGTTTTATTCAACCAAAAAACCGGGGGAGGGAACGGGTTTGGGACTTTTTATCAGTTATGAAATGGCAAGGAAACTGGGCGGTGATTTAAAGGTGGTCAGTTCAACCCGGGACGATGCGAGCAAACCCGGGACAAATTTTACCCTTGAACTTCCAACTGGGGATTAG
- a CDS encoding NifB/NifX family molybdenum-iron cluster-binding protein — protein sequence MKTQNTRSILVGSLLFLFFFLATGVSAQTMKIAVPTMGLEQDSLISPETGRAPFFLFFDEKGQLIEAIKNPAKDQYGGASRTVVALLVDKGVTLIIADNIGAKMEQALNARHIKYVKRTGVIKDAVQTIIQTR from the coding sequence ATGAAAACGCAAAACACACGAAGCATCCTTGTCGGCTCCCTTTTGTTTTTGTTCTTTTTCCTTGCAACAGGAGTTTCCGCCCAAACAATGAAGATAGCAGTGCCCACTATGGGACTGGAGCAAGATTCCCTCATCAGCCCGGAAACAGGCAGGGCCCCATTCTTTCTCTTTTTTGATGAAAAAGGCCAACTTATTGAAGCCATTAAAAACCCTGCCAAAGACCAATACGGGGGAGCAAGCCGCACTGTGGTCGCTTTGCTGGTCGACAAAGGTGTAACCCTTATTATTGCAGATAATATCGGCGCTAAAATGGAACAGGCTTTAAATGCTCGTCATATTAAATATGTCAAAAGAACAGGAGTTATAAAAGATGCAGTCCAGACAATCATCCAAACACGTTAG
- a CDS encoding TetR/AcrR family transcriptional regulator: MRSSNKHLPAEKRRTVTIEAVVELAGEQNPSQITTAGIAKRMGLTQGALFRHFPNKDAILQAVMEWVAERLMSLIEKVINAELSPLTALESIFMAHVDFITEYPGIPRMLFGELQRSEETAPKRITQTLIHRYAERLNRLFEQGKICGELDENFDNQAAATLFIGTIQGLVMQSLIAGDVSHMRRNAPKVFAIYQRGIRSAS; encoded by the coding sequence ATGCGCTCATCAAACAAACATCTTCCGGCTGAGAAACGACGGACGGTGACGATAGAGGCGGTGGTCGAGTTGGCTGGTGAACAGAACCCGAGCCAAATTACTACGGCTGGCATAGCCAAACGCATGGGATTGACTCAGGGTGCGCTTTTTCGTCATTTCCCAAACAAGGATGCCATATTACAGGCTGTTATGGAATGGGTGGCGGAACGGTTAATGTCCCTCATCGAAAAAGTAATAAACGCAGAACTATCTCCTCTTACCGCACTTGAAAGCATATTTATGGCGCATGTGGATTTTATCACAGAGTACCCCGGTATTCCCCGTATGTTATTTGGGGAATTGCAACGCTCTGAAGAAACCGCGCCCAAACGAATAACGCAAACGCTCATCCACCGATATGCTGAGCGCCTTAATCGTTTGTTTGAACAGGGAAAAATTTGCGGTGAGCTTGATGAAAATTTTGATAACCAGGCTGCGGCCACGCTCTTCATCGGCACCATTCAAGGCTTGGTCATGCAATCGTTGATAGCAGGAGATGTGAGCCATATGCGACGCAATGCCCCAAAAGTCTTTGCCATCTATCAAAGAGGCATCAGGAGTGCATCATGA
- a CDS encoding bifunctional acetyl-CoA hydrolase/transferase family protein/GNAT family N-acetyltransferase has protein sequence MTKSTYWADSYIDKRCSAQEALKHIRPGQRIFIGSSCAEPQHLVQELSEISTRFTDLEIVRLLSIENGPLTLIANESPSHQFKIRSFYLGSCGCNIIKKNQRFITPINLSQIPHLFKSGLMPLNAALIQATPPDDFGWMSLGISVDINLSACETADIVICQINPKMPRVLGRSFIHVNDVDFIVEHEDPLLTIQPIPEHESGIAIAKLISRLIKDGSTIQTSLGLTTEIIKMALSNKNDIGVHSQYLSDAIMHLFSMGVITNKKKGFNNGKLVAGAAVGSTQLYEFLDDNPSIEFYPSDYINNPGIIGRHNKMVTLNTAMAIDLSGQVAADALPLNNYTGINGLLDFTRGAAMSEEGKSIFVMTSTMDQGQKSRIVPLLTEHAVVVPRGDVQFVATEYGLVNLFGKTLQERVMALVSIAHPDFRDELFAKAKEMGLVDSKRKFNQANKGVYPFKYEETIIIKNIPITFRPAKPVDERFIQEHYYTMNRGDIISRFFHEKKSFAYDQIETTYDIDYINDQTIVATIGELGFEKVIAVGEYFRNTIINMAEVAYSVSKEYQGMGIASILQKKINQAAIDNGIKGLIAYIAPHNKSMIRLFHKQPYKVTTERNEDVLILTCMFNEPKQDDDDGGKALGDAILSMG, from the coding sequence ATGACAAAATCCACTTACTGGGCAGATTCCTACATAGATAAACGTTGCAGTGCCCAAGAGGCCCTGAAACATATCCGGCCTGGTCAACGCATCTTTATAGGCTCATCCTGTGCTGAACCCCAGCACCTTGTTCAAGAGTTATCCGAAATCTCCACAAGATTCACCGATCTTGAAATCGTGCGTCTGCTCAGCATTGAAAATGGACCGTTGACGCTTATCGCTAATGAGTCCCCATCACATCAGTTCAAAATCAGGTCCTTTTATTTAGGTTCCTGCGGTTGCAACATTATAAAAAAAAATCAACGGTTTATTACGCCTATAAACCTATCCCAGATCCCGCACCTGTTCAAATCCGGACTCATGCCGTTGAATGCGGCCCTGATCCAGGCCACGCCGCCTGATGACTTTGGATGGATGAGTCTTGGGATTTCCGTGGACATTAATCTTTCGGCCTGCGAAACTGCTGATATTGTCATATGCCAGATTAACCCCAAAATGCCCCGGGTTCTGGGCAGAAGCTTTATCCATGTTAACGATGTTGATTTTATTGTGGAACATGAGGACCCGCTTTTAACCATCCAACCGATCCCTGAACATGAGTCAGGCATTGCTATTGCCAAACTTATTTCACGTCTCATCAAAGACGGTTCAACCATCCAGACAAGTCTTGGCTTAACTACTGAAATAATTAAAATGGCTCTGTCAAATAAAAATGATATTGGGGTTCATTCACAATATCTGTCAGATGCAATCATGCACCTTTTCTCCATGGGGGTGATTACGAATAAAAAGAAAGGATTTAATAACGGAAAGCTTGTTGCCGGCGCAGCCGTAGGCTCCACTCAGCTTTATGAATTTCTTGACGATAATCCCTCCATTGAATTTTACCCCTCAGATTATATCAATAATCCGGGAATCATCGGTCGCCACAATAAAATGGTAACCCTGAACACAGCCATGGCTATTGATCTTAGCGGCCAGGTCGCAGCCGATGCCCTGCCGTTGAATAATTACACAGGGATTAATGGTCTGCTTGATTTCACCCGTGGGGCAGCTATGTCCGAAGAAGGAAAATCCATCTTTGTGATGACATCTACCATGGATCAAGGGCAAAAAAGCCGGATAGTGCCCCTTTTAACAGAACACGCCGTGGTGGTGCCAAGGGGAGATGTCCAGTTTGTGGCTACAGAATACGGGCTGGTGAATCTTTTTGGCAAAACACTTCAGGAACGGGTTATGGCTTTAGTCTCCATTGCCCATCCGGATTTCAGGGATGAATTGTTTGCCAAAGCCAAAGAAATGGGTCTGGTTGACAGTAAACGCAAATTTAATCAGGCCAATAAAGGAGTCTATCCGTTTAAATATGAGGAAACCATTATTATAAAAAATATTCCCATTACCTTCAGACCGGCAAAGCCGGTGGATGAGCGCTTTATCCAGGAGCATTATTACACCATGAATCGTGGAGATATCATTTCCAGATTCTTTCATGAGAAAAAAAGTTTTGCCTATGATCAAATTGAAACCACCTATGACATTGATTATATCAATGACCAGACCATCGTGGCTACGATAGGCGAACTGGGATTTGAAAAAGTTATTGCCGTGGGCGAATATTTCAGAAACACCATCATTAACATGGCTGAAGTTGCCTATTCCGTATCAAAAGAATACCAGGGCATGGGAATTGCCTCTATCTTACAGAAAAAAATCAATCAGGCGGCCATTGACAACGGTATTAAAGGACTGATCGCCTATATTGCTCCGCATAACAAAAGTATGATCAGGCTTTTTCACAAACAGCCATATAAAGTCACAACTGAAAGAAATGAAGACGTGCTTATTTTAACCTGTATGTTCAATGAACCTAAACAAGATGACGATGACGGCGGCAAAGCCCTGGGCGACGCCATTCTATCTATGGGTTAA
- a CDS encoding sigma-54-dependent transcriptional regulator: MSVIPFKILIVEDDVNLNKGLMHVIKKMGYEVYSTTSGEQALKQIKQHSFDLVISDLKLPGIDGKQVLKAAKQYDAGIMFIMITAYGTVDTAVSAMKQGAEDYILKPFDMEEFKVVVKKTLEKKSLLIDNIHLKRQLKQKYTFDNIIGNSPSMMEVFKTIHHVKDSRSTVLIRGETGTGKELVAKAIHYNGDRAAKPYVPVNCAAINENLMNSELFGHVKGAYTGAISDKQGFFEAADGGTLFLDEIGDIGKGLQQTLLRAIESGEIRPVGSFKRKIVQVRIIAATNRNLEDMVEKGRFREDLYYRLNVVTISLPPLRERIDDIALLGFYFLRRYAAQNNKQIEEISYDALKLMEKYNWPGNVRELENIIERATLFEESPELTVASLPSIFRHAVSRTPRRNINSLDQMNRTHIEEVLESTGGNKTEASKILGINRSTLYRIMKRFKIQ; encoded by the coding sequence ATGAGTGTAATTCCGTTTAAAATATTAATCGTAGAAGATGATGTGAATTTAAACAAAGGCTTAATGCATGTCATTAAAAAAATGGGGTACGAGGTATATTCCACAACGTCGGGAGAACAAGCCCTGAAACAGATCAAGCAACATTCATTTGATTTGGTGATTTCAGATTTAAAATTGCCCGGCATTGACGGTAAGCAGGTTTTAAAAGCAGCAAAACAATACGATGCCGGTATCATGTTTATCATGATCACGGCATATGGCACAGTAGATACAGCAGTTTCTGCCATGAAACAAGGCGCTGAAGATTATATTTTGAAACCCTTTGATATGGAAGAATTTAAAGTTGTAGTCAAAAAGACGTTGGAGAAGAAATCCCTGCTCATTGATAATATCCATTTAAAACGTCAGTTAAAACAAAAGTATACCTTTGATAATATCATAGGGAACAGCCCCTCAATGATGGAGGTTTTTAAAACTATCCACCATGTAAAAGATTCCAGAAGCACGGTACTGATTCGTGGCGAAACCGGTACCGGAAAAGAACTGGTGGCAAAAGCCATACATTATAATGGAGACAGGGCGGCAAAACCCTATGTCCCGGTTAATTGTGCCGCAATCAATGAAAATTTGATGAACAGTGAATTATTCGGACACGTTAAAGGTGCATATACCGGAGCGATATCGGATAAGCAGGGCTTTTTTGAAGCTGCCGACGGAGGCACCTTGTTCCTTGATGAAATCGGGGATATTGGCAAAGGGCTTCAACAAACCCTTCTAAGAGCCATTGAGAGTGGAGAAATCCGACCGGTAGGATCATTTAAACGGAAGATCGTTCAGGTTCGAATTATCGCTGCCACGAATAGAAATCTTGAGGATATGGTTGAAAAAGGGCGCTTCAGAGAAGATTTGTACTATAGACTTAATGTTGTCACCATCAGTTTACCGCCATTGCGTGAACGCATTGATGACATTGCGCTGCTGGGCTTTTATTTTTTGAGACGTTATGCTGCCCAGAACAATAAACAGATTGAGGAAATATCCTACGATGCCTTAAAATTAATGGAAAAATACAATTGGCCCGGAAATGTGAGAGAGTTAGAAAATATTATAGAAAGAGCCACTTTATTCGAAGAAAGCCCTGAGTTAACAGTAGCAAGCCTGCCCAGCATTTTCAGACACGCTGTTTCAAGAACCCCTCGCAGGAATATCAATTCATTGGATCAGATGAACAGAACGCACATTGAGGAAGTGCTGGAATCGACCGGAGGTAATAAAACCGAGGCCTCAAAAATTCTGGGTATCAATCGTTCTACACTTTATCGGATTATGAAACGATTCAAAATTCAATGA
- a CDS encoding outer membrane lipoprotein-sorting protein yields MQSRQSSKHVSLIISLVIIFLCFWATPSAFALDGNEILRQVDENMQPQSYEMYRKLINIEPDGKQKEFVLYTVKKGQEKMVALFLSPASEKGRATLRLGDNMWLYIPNVGKPLRITSLQSVVGGIFNNSDILRLDYNVEYNADQITDQGESYLLYLSAKSPSVAYARLKMEVDKKNLLPTTIECYAVSGMLIKTLHYDKIKNFGDGLVRPSTLETDSPLHNGYRSVMLFAKVHKKEFADEVFTLNYMSKVDELR; encoded by the coding sequence ATGCAGTCCAGACAATCATCCAAACACGTTAGCCTTATCATCTCACTGGTAATTATTTTCTTATGCTTTTGGGCAACGCCATCAGCCTTTGCTCTGGATGGCAATGAAATTTTGCGCCAGGTTGATGAAAACATGCAGCCGCAGTCCTATGAAATGTACCGCAAACTGATCAACATCGAGCCTGACGGCAAACAAAAAGAATTCGTGCTTTACACTGTAAAAAAAGGCCAGGAGAAAATGGTGGCACTTTTTCTCTCTCCGGCCAGTGAGAAGGGCCGGGCAACCCTGCGCCTGGGGGATAATATGTGGCTCTACATCCCCAATGTGGGCAAACCCCTGCGCATTACCAGTTTGCAGTCAGTGGTGGGTGGAATTTTTAACAACTCCGATATTCTCAGGTTAGACTACAACGTGGAATATAATGCGGATCAAATCACCGATCAGGGAGAATCCTACCTGCTATACCTCTCAGCTAAATCTCCGTCAGTGGCCTATGCCAGACTGAAAATGGAGGTGGACAAAAAAAACTTACTGCCCACCACCATTGAATGTTACGCTGTCAGCGGCATGCTGATTAAGACCTTGCACTACGACAAAATAAAAAATTTCGGCGATGGTCTTGTCAGACCGTCAACACTTGAAACCGACAGCCCACTCCACAATGGATATCGCTCGGTGATGCTCTTTGCCAAAGTTCATAAAAAAGAATTTGCCGACGAGGTATTCACCTTGAATTACATGTCCAAGGTCGATGAATTGCGCTAA
- the rnk gene encoding nucleoside diphosphate kinase regulator has protein sequence MEKELLITEFDLDRLESLLDMCWHRSGFDEKNLELLQKKISNCIVVPPEFIPNNIITMNSTFTVENEVTNEKKTYTLVFPEDADIKGNKISILAPIGVAILGHKVGEFIEWVAPSGLKKMKFIQIHYQPETCGQFNL, from the coding sequence ATGGAAAAAGAACTATTGATAACGGAGTTTGATTTAGATCGTCTGGAAAGCCTTTTGGATATGTGCTGGCACCGTAGCGGTTTTGATGAAAAAAACTTAGAGCTTTTGCAAAAAAAGATATCCAATTGTATTGTTGTGCCACCTGAATTTATTCCGAATAATATTATTACAATGAATTCGACCTTCACAGTTGAAAATGAGGTCACTAATGAGAAAAAGACTTATACTTTGGTTTTTCCGGAGGATGCAGATATCAAAGGGAACAAAATTTCGATCCTGGCTCCCATAGGTGTTGCAATCCTTGGGCATAAAGTGGGGGAGTTCATAGAATGGGTTGCCCCCTCCGGGCTAAAAAAAATGAAATTCATACAGATTCATTACCAACCTGAAACCTGCGGACAGTTCAATTTGTGA